The window AAGAGGTGCCAGGTCTAATTTTACAGCGTCTTGAACTGGACTGGACCCACTCTCCCGGTAGCAGTTGGCAGCTCACCATGGGCGTTGATCCGGATATTTGGGATATCAACGGTCCGCATCTACACAAGATCACTCCAAGGATGAAGCTCATTGATGGGGTCATGGTTGAAGAGATTCAAATGGAAACCCAGGAACGTGGCATTCCTATTCGTATAGCCCGTCATGCCCGGGTTGTGGAAGGTGGGTTGGAACCGCTTTCTCCGGCGTCTGAAGGTCGGGGGAGCAGTCCTACCGGGGGTTTGAGTGCCTTCAAAACGGTGGAATCCCCCCAAAACCGGCTGACGGTGGACGTGCATATCCTGGTGAGCTGGGGCGACCGGGAGGATTTTTCGAGGGTGTTCACCGATCTACCCAGGCTGGCAGCCCGGAATTGGCAGTACTGGGAGGAGAATCAGCGGAAACACTGGCACCACCTCTGGCAGGCATCCGATGTTCGTATTTCTGGGGACAGTGAAGCCATGAAGGCTCTGCGGTTCAGCCTGTACCACCTCCTGAGTTTGCTTCCGCCGGAGGGTGAGGCCTTGAGTGTTCCCGCCCGGGGACTTTCCGGGCAGGTGTATAAGGGGGCGATATTCTGGGATACAGAAATCTTCATGCAGCCCTTTTATGAGCTCACCCATCCCCGCCGGGCCCGTTCCCTCATCCTGAATCGTATCCAGGGTCTGCCGGGCGCCTTGAAGAAGGCGGCCCAGTACGGCTATCGGGGTGCCTTCTATGCCTGGGAGGCCCAGGATCAAGGCGAGGAGGCCTGTACGGACTACAACATCACCGACGTTATTACCGGCCGGCCCATGAGAACCTTCTTCCGGGAAAAACAGATTCACATTAGCGCGGATATTGTTTTTGCCTTAGGGAACTACATTCTTCGGACCGGTGACCGGGAAATTTTGGACCAGGGGGGCAGGCAGGTTATCGGGGAATGCGCCCGGTTTTATCTGAGCCGCTGCCATCTACGTCCGGATCTGAACCGGTATGAACTTCTGGATGTAACCGGTCCGGATGAATACCACGAACGTGTTCACAATAACTTTTTTACCAATCTCATGGTTAAGCACTGTTTAGAATTCGCCCTGGAAACCGGGAGCCTTCAAGATCCCGGGGAGGTGAGGTTGGCCGAAGATGTGGTTCAGCGGCTCTATATCCCCCAGCCTTGGGGGAGTGCTGGAATTATTCCGCAATTTGATGGGTACCTGACCCTTAGGCAGGTAGGCATCGAAGAAGTTCTGGAGGGTAGGTTGCATCCCAATGAATACCTGGGAGGCGAGAACGGCTTAGCCCGATGGACCCAGGTTATTAAGCAGGCAGATGTGGTATTGGGGTTGTACCTCTTCCCTCAGGTGATTGAGGACGAACTCATCCGGGCCAACTGGGAGTATTACGAGCAGCGAACTGAACACGGTTCCTCCCTGAGTGCCACCGCCTACGCCGGGATTGCCGCCCGGATTGGTAATACCCAGGACGCTCTCCAGTACTTTTATACATCTGCCCGGATCGATTTAGACGGACGGGCCAAGCAGTATGTAGGCGATCTCTACATTGGAGGTACCCATCCGGCTGCCCAGGGCGGGGCATGGCAGATTGTCGTCTTTGGTTTCCTGGGATTGCAGATTACCCGCCAGGGCCTTTCTCTGGACCCTCACCTGCCGTCCCACTGGCGGGAGGTTGAGTGCCCCTTGGTGCTTCGCGGGACGCAAATACGCATTACGGTTTCCGAGGATTCCATAGCCATTTATTACCGGGGAAAGACTCATTATATCGAGCCGGGCACCGTACTAGCCTGGCAGAGCATCACTGGAGAAGGAGCGGACCATGCTTGAATCTATGAAGGGTGCCCTATTCGATCTTGACGGGGTACTGGTAGACACGGCTCGGTACCACTACCGGGCCTGGAAGCGGCTTGCGGCTGCCCTGGGGTTTGATTTTACCCCGGAACAGAACGAAGAGCTAAAAGGTATAAGCCGCCGGGATTCTCTAGAGCGGTTATTGGCCATCGGAGGGGTGAGCTTATCGGAGAATGAAAAGCTTCTTTGGCTGGAACGGAAGAACTCGTGGTACCTTGAGTACATTGATACCATGGGACCCGGGGAGGTTCTCCCCGGGGCTGCGGAGTTTCTGGGGCGCCTCAAGGGGCGTGGTATTAAAATCGCCCTGGGCTCCGCCAGCAAAAACGCCCCCCGGATCATCCAGCGGATCGGGTTGCTCTCGGTATTTGATGGTATAATTGACGGTACCAAGACCTCCCGGTCTAAGCCCGATCCGGAGGTCTTTCTACTCGGGTCCCGGGCCATCGGAGTGGCCCCTCGGGACTGTATCGTCTTTGAGGATGCCGCTGCGGGGGTCCAAGCGGGCAGGGCAGCCGGGATGCGGGTTGTGGGAATAGGAAGCCCCGGGATTCTTACCGAGGCAGACATGGTGGTTCCCGGTCTTTCTGAACTCGTCTGGGATCGTTAAGGGGATGGTAGTGCGCAAAAGGAGATACGTAATCTATGAAACCTAGCCTGTACAGCCCCCTGGCAGCCCTTCTACTGGTAAGCATACTCTCCTGCGGGCAGCCGGACCAGCCCCGGAACGGCCAGGCAGGAACAGCCGACCCCCCCGGTACTGCTAGTCAGCTCATCGGTCACGCCCTCAAGTATGATCCCAACAAGAGCGTTAACGGCGGAAAGCCCATCCAGATTGAGTTTTGGACTCAGGTTGATTATGAGGATATATACCAGCAATTGGTTCAGGACTACATGGCCCTGCATCCCAATGTGGAAATAACCCTCTCCTCCCTATCGTGGTCTGATCATCGAAGCAGGTTGGCTGCCGCTCTTGAAACCGGCATTGGCCCGGATCTGTTTCACATGCATAACTCCATGAGCAGCCAGCTCATTGCCCATTTGGAGCCCTACCCTCGGACGGTCTTTCCCCTTGAGATTCTCGAACAGGACTTCCGGCAGGTCCGGTCTCACCTCCTGGACGGGCACCTGTATTTTATAGACACCGGGCTCATGACCGGCGCAATGCTCTATAACATCCAGCATTGGAAGGAAGCCGGACTGACCGATGCGGATATACCAAAAAACTGGGATCAACTCTATGCCTTGGCTCAGAAGCTAACCATCCAGGATGATGATGGAACAGTCATCCGGGCGGGATTCAATCCCAACGGCATGGGGTATCCCCTGTTTGCAGCCCTGAATCTGCAACAAGGCCTCCCTCTCTTTTCCTACTCCAACCCCCGCCGCCCCCTGATTGCATTTCAGGAGAGTCTCAGGAGCCTGGAGTATATCCGGCGGTTTTACACCGAACCCCGGGTCACCGACCCCTACCTACCCGAAGCCCATGAATCCTTCGGTTTCGGATCCTCCTCTATTATTTATGCCTGGGGGTGGGTGCTTAACTGGCTGAACCGTAATGCTCCCCAGATAGACTTTGCTACCTTCCCCCTGCCCTCCTGGACCGGGGAGATTCCACCAGCTTACGATCGGAACAACGGTGAGGTCAGCATGGGAGTAAACCGCCATGCTCCTCTGGAGAACCAGGCAGTAGCCTTCGATCTGATCGCCTACTATCTCGCCAGTGATGCCTATTTATTAACTCTGAGCCAGCAGTTCGGAACCTATCCCAGCAAAATCAGCCTGGATGCCAACGACGGTATTGTTGATGGCCAGAACCTATCTGCGTTCCAAACAATCCTGGAGCGCACCGTCTGGCCCGGGGCTCTACCTCAAACCTACGAAGAACATTTAGTACGCTACGTGCTGGATCCGGTCCTCATCGACGGCGCCGACCCCGTCATGGCCCTGGTAACCGCGGACCGGGTAATAACCCCCATCATGCGCTTTGAAAGCTTCCTATC of the Spirochaeta lutea genome contains:
- a CDS encoding glycosyl hydrolase family 65 protein, yielding MDGWIIQEHGIPSEDQIITRGNNFLCANGFIGVRGTLEEYGSTQKTGVMINGIYDSHEGRWSEPVNLPNPLYLRVQDDQGRDLQICPSSPANHSHGIDLAAGIHWRNSLLSRTENPSAPVLGLKSQRFVSQEVPGLILQRLELDWTHSPGSSWQLTMGVDPDIWDINGPHLHKITPRMKLIDGVMVEEIQMETQERGIPIRIARHARVVEGGLEPLSPASEGRGSSPTGGLSAFKTVESPQNRLTVDVHILVSWGDREDFSRVFTDLPRLAARNWQYWEENQRKHWHHLWQASDVRISGDSEAMKALRFSLYHLLSLLPPEGEALSVPARGLSGQVYKGAIFWDTEIFMQPFYELTHPRRARSLILNRIQGLPGALKKAAQYGYRGAFYAWEAQDQGEEACTDYNITDVITGRPMRTFFREKQIHISADIVFALGNYILRTGDREILDQGGRQVIGECARFYLSRCHLRPDLNRYELLDVTGPDEYHERVHNNFFTNLMVKHCLEFALETGSLQDPGEVRLAEDVVQRLYIPQPWGSAGIIPQFDGYLTLRQVGIEEVLEGRLHPNEYLGGENGLARWTQVIKQADVVLGLYLFPQVIEDELIRANWEYYEQRTEHGSSLSATAYAGIAARIGNTQDALQYFYTSARIDLDGRAKQYVGDLYIGGTHPAAQGGAWQIVVFGFLGLQITRQGLSLDPHLPSHWREVECPLVLRGTQIRITVSEDSIAIYYRGKTHYIEPGTVLAWQSITGEGADHA
- the pgmB gene encoding beta-phosphoglucomutase — encoded protein: MLESMKGALFDLDGVLVDTARYHYRAWKRLAAALGFDFTPEQNEELKGISRRDSLERLLAIGGVSLSENEKLLWLERKNSWYLEYIDTMGPGEVLPGAAEFLGRLKGRGIKIALGSASKNAPRIIQRIGLLSVFDGIIDGTKTSRSKPDPEVFLLGSRAIGVAPRDCIVFEDAAAGVQAGRAAGMRVVGIGSPGILTEADMVVPGLSELVWDR
- a CDS encoding ABC transporter substrate-binding protein, whose protein sequence is MKPSLYSPLAALLLVSILSCGQPDQPRNGQAGTADPPGTASQLIGHALKYDPNKSVNGGKPIQIEFWTQVDYEDIYQQLVQDYMALHPNVEITLSSLSWSDHRSRLAAALETGIGPDLFHMHNSMSSQLIAHLEPYPRTVFPLEILEQDFRQVRSHLLDGHLYFIDTGLMTGAMLYNIQHWKEAGLTDADIPKNWDQLYALAQKLTIQDDDGTVIRAGFNPNGMGYPLFAALNLQQGLPLFSYSNPRRPLIAFQESLRSLEYIRRFYTEPRVTDPYLPEAHESFGFGSSSIIYAWGWVLNWLNRNAPQIDFATFPLPSWTGEIPPAYDRNNGEVSMGVNRHAPLENQAVAFDLIAYYLASDAYLLTLSQQFGTYPSKISLDANDGIVDGQNLSAFQTILERTVWPGALPQTYEEHLVRYVLDPVLIDGADPVMALVTADRVITPIMRFESFLSREQRYVHAGEFKREYYAIPSGSE